The Lycium ferocissimum isolate CSIRO_LF1 chromosome 10, AGI_CSIRO_Lferr_CH_V1, whole genome shotgun sequence genome window below encodes:
- the LOC132034892 gene encoding uncharacterized protein LOC132034892, with protein MLQKVADKVSARDVWFELEKICCPMSIHRSQEGSTMQPIIEEEETRAKITLLHKALHDSVGLKDDVEKSLQFMVEIAGDALAIKECVGETPLHYAARFCNLYASKILVNTNSNLPHVASVNGLYPIHVAAEYGYEFVDLVRYFFKVTTDPAPYTGRAGVRLLYRLIRSDLYDLATELIEKFPDLAKYSSNELSPLRLLATKVNALCDTVQALGSKYSINVYFCIASEPVYIRDKEWKQQKAVELAECLCKKLKSLREEEINSIVGDPLLQAASCDNYKLVEIIVKNFPSSVYCCNENGKNIFHISVENHCKDAFKLVYEISDHRHRLLASIDFSNNTMLHLAGKLSPENKLNRTFGVPIQMQQELQWFEEVKKCVPPCYYERLNKEGKKVDQLFTEEHANLKKEGEKWLKDTASACTIVSALVAAIAFAAAITVPGGHHSDSGLPIFLETRALTCFYVSNAFSLFTSCSSLIWFFSIWVSRYAEEDFHSKLPARLMWGFASMLASILSMIISFSSTLYIVSGQKIWAPSLVGVFLVSHVGFYICNLISYHFGSHTCKALRWCLNFSTQRKKEPHSSARL; from the exons ATGCTTCAAAAGGTGGCGGACAAAGTGAGTGCTAGAGATGTTTGGTTTGAATTGGAGAAAATCTGCTGCCCTATGTCCATACACCGATCTCAAG AAGGCAGCACAATGCAGCCAATAATTGAGGAGGAAGAAACTAGAGCTAAGATCACTCTGTTACACAAAGCACTTCACGATTCTGTTGGGTTGAAGGATGACGTCGAGAAGTCTTTGCAatttatggttgaaattgcgGGTGATGCATTAGCCATAAAAGAATGTGTTGGGGAAACACCTCTTCATTATGCTGCTCGTTTTTGCAATTTATATGCATCAAAAATTCTTGTCAACACAAACTCTAATTTGCCTCATGTTGCATCCGTCAACGGTCTTTATCCGATTCATGTAGCAGCTGAATATGGTTATGAATTTGTCGATTTGGTTCGTTACTTCTTCAAAGTTACCACGGATCCTGCTCCTTATACGGGTCGTGCTGGCGTTAGGCTGCTTTACAGATTGATCCGTTCGGACTTGTACG ATTTAGCTACagaattaattgaaaagtttccTGATTTAGCCAAATATAGTTCAAATGAATTATCTCCTTTGAGGCTGCTGGCTACAAAGGTAAATGCACTATGTGACACAGTCCAAGCATTGGGAAGCAAATATTCAATT AATGTCTATTTTTGCATTGCATCAGAACCGGTATACATCCGAGACAAAGAATGGAAACAGCAAAAGGCAGTTGAACTAGCAGAATGCCTTTGCAAGAAGTTAAAAAGTTTAAGGGAGGAAGAGATCAACTCCATTGTTGGTGATCCTCTTCTCCAAGCGGCATCTTGCGACAACTACAAGCTTGTTGAAATTATTGTGAAAAATTTTCCTTCGTCAGTTTATTGTTGCAACGAAAATGGGAAGAATATATTCCACATTTCAGTAGAAAATCATTGCAAAGACGCTTTTAAGTTGGTGTATGAAATAAGTGATCACAGGCATCGCCTCCTGGCTTCAATAGATTTCTCTAATAATACCATGTTGCATTTGGCTGGAAAATTATCACCCGAAAACAAATTAAATCGTACTTTTGGCGTGCCTATTCAGATGCAACAAGAATTACAGTGGTTTGAG GAAGTGAAGAAATGTGTACCGCCTTGTTACTACGAGCGTTTAAACAAGGAGGGTAAGAAAGTGGATCAACTATTTACAGAGGAACATGCTAACttaaagaaagaaggagaaaaatggTTGAAAGATACAGCAAGTGCATGCACTATTGTTTCAGCTTTGGTTGCTGCCATTGCATTTGCAGCTGCAATTACAGTTCCAGGGGGCCACCATAGCGACAGTGGACTTCCAATTTTCTTAGAAACAAGAGCTCTCACCTGCTTTTATGTGTCAAATGCATTCTCGCTCTTCACTTCGTGCAGTTCTTTAATATGGTTCTTTTCTATTTGGGTTTCGCGTTATGCAGAAGAAGATTTTCACAGTAAATTGCCAGCAAGACTAATGTGGGGATTTGCAAGCATGCTTGCCTCCATATTAAGCATGATTATCAGCTTTTCTTCAACGCTGTATATCGTGTCCGGGCAGAAAATATGGGCTCCTTCACTAGTGGGTGTTTTCCTTGTGTCACATGTAGGTTTCTATATTTGCAACctgatttcatatcattttgGTTCGCATACGTGTAAAGCTCTGCGCTGGTGTCTCAACTTTTCAACACAAAGGAAAAAAGAACCACATTCTTCAGCGAGGCTATAA